CTGGCGGTATTTGTTATCCGAAAGAAGTTTCAGCTGCAACCAAATGAGGAAATGTCGTAAGCCAGTCAGTTTTTATTCTATTCAAATCGTTATTTCGCCTGCAAAATAGAGGGAATTGACGTAGGTGTTAAAAGTCAGTTATTTGGGTTTCACCCATTGGACATATTTTATACATTTGGCGGACTTCAAAATAATCTAGATAATGGCTAAAAAATATTTTAAAATTTTTGCATTAAGCTTAGCAGTACTCTTTGTTGGGATTTCTAATCTTTCTGCTCAAGTGGTTAACCCTGTTAAGTGGGAGTTCAAAACAAAAAGTTTAGGTAGTAATGAGTTTGAGCTTCAGATTATTGGAGACATTGAGCCACATTGGCATGTATATTCTCAAACCGTTGGAGAACCGGTTATTCCGACATCCTTTATGTTTAAGCCATCTAAAGACTATGAATTAGTTGGTAAAACTGAAGAGCCTGAGGGAGTTACTGTGGATGATCCAGTGTTTCAAATGAAGTTGAAATACTTTGAGGATGAAGTGATTTTTAGACAAAAGGTGAAGTTGTTAAGCGCTAAAGCTACCGTTTTAGGTGATTTTGAGTTTATGACTTGCGATGATAAAACTTGTATTCCACCAGAAATTGTGGAGTTTGAGTTTAATCTTGAAGGAGATCGTAAAGAAACATCCGCAGAGCAACCTAAGGAAGAAAGTAAACCGATTACTATTTCAGTTTCAGGAGATCATCAACCTGAGCAAAATCAAGGCGTTTTAACTCCTGCAACATGGGAGTCTAAAGTAGTTGATCTAGGAGATGGTATGTATGAATTGCAGGCTATTGCTACTATTGATGAGCATTGGCATGTTTATTCAATGGATATTGATGGGCCACAAGCATCTGAGTTTAATATTTTGAAACCGGAGGGTTTAAAACCAGTTGAAGGACCAACAGAAAATGGGAAATTAATTGAGGAGATGGACCCTAACTTCGATATGGTTTTAGGATATTATGAAAATACGGTCACCTTTTCTCAAAAGGTAAAAGTAGAGGGCAGTCAAACCATTTTGGCAGAGGTTTACTTTATGGTATGTAATCAGGGTAAATGTATTCCACCAGAAGCAGTGGAGCTAGAATATAAGATTGGAGAGAAGAACGAAGTTGCCAATATTGATGGTAATGGAACTGAAGGGGCAGAAAAGGAAGAGGGTAGAAATTTATGGACACTGTTGCTGTTAAGTTTTGGAGGAGGTTTGGCAGCATTATTGACGCCTTGTGTGTTCCCAATGATTCCAATGACCGTAAGCTTTTTTACTAAGCAGAGTAAAACTAAAGCGGAAGGTATTAAGAAAGGAATTGTTTATGGTTCATCCATCATAATAATTTATGTTCTGTTGAGTGTTCCATTTCATATTTTTGATACCGTAAGCCCTGATATCTTTAATGAGTTTTCGACTAATCCGTATTTAAATTTCTTTTTCTTTTTAGTTTTTATAGTCTTTTCAATTTCATTTTTGGGAGCATTCGAAATTACCATGCCAAGTAGCTGGGTTAATAAAGCAGATTCGGCATCTGATAAGGGTGGTTTAATTGGAGTGTTTTTCATGGCTTTGACCTTAATTTTGGTATCGTTCTCTTGTACCGGGCCTGCAATTGGATTGTTGTTGGGAAGTGTACTGTCTACAGATGGTGGAGCCACAGCTCTATCTGTTGGAATGCTTGGATTTGGACTTGGAATTGGTTTGCCTTTTGGTTTGTTTGCTGCGTTCCCTGGATGGTTGAATTCATTACCAAAGTCTGGAGGTTGGCTGAATACGGTTAAAGTTATCTTTGGATTTGTTGAATTAGCATTTGCGTTTAAATTCTTATCTAATGCGGATTTGGTATTACAAGCACATGTTATAACAAGAGAGGTGTTTTTGGCTATTTGGATTGGTGTATTTGGTGCTATGGCCATGTATTTATTTGGAATGTTTAGGTTGCCACATGATTCACCATTAGAAAAATTATCTGTGGGTAGAGGTTTGTTTGCAATTTTTACTTTAGTCTTTACTATATATTTATTGCCAGGGCTTTGGGGAGCGCCTTTGAAATTAATATCAGGATTTCCACCACCAGCATTTTATAGTGAATCACCTAATGGTGTTGGTTTCAGTGGGAAATCTGCAGCAGTTATGAGTTCCGATGCTTCAAGTATTCCTGAAGGTACAGATCCAGATCATTGTCCACATAATTTGAATTGTTTTCATGATTATGAATTAGGTTTAGCTTACGCAAAAGAAGTAGGTAAACCTGTAATGCTTGATTTTACGGGATGGGCTTGTGTGAATTGTAGAAGAATGGAAGAGAATGTTTGGTCTGACCCACGAGTTTTGGAAAGACTAAGAAATGATTATGTTTTGATTTCGTTATATGTAGATGAAAAACAAAAATTACCTGAAGAAGATCAGTTTATTTCTGATGTAACCGGAAAGAAAGTAAAAACTGTTGGGAATAAATGGAGTGAGTTTCAAATCAGAAAATTTAAGTCTAATACGCAGCCATATTACGTAGTTTTAGACCATGAAGAAAAACAACTTCATGAACATGCGGCTTACGATCCGGATATTCCAAAGTTTATTGATTGGTTAGAAAGAGGAAAGAAAATTTTCGAAGAAGGAAAATAAAAACGAAGCCGAAATTGAATATTCAATTTCGGCTTTTTTGTTCTGGATCATTGACATAGATGAAATCTATTTTTGGTTAAATTTGCCGAAATAAATTAGAATATGAGCCAGGAATTTGTTCGCCAGATTTTTCAAGAATCACAAGATGTTTTAACCCAGTTTATGACGGATGAAACTAAATTATATGCGGTTGCACAGGCGGGCAAACTAATGGTAGAAGCTATCCAAAGAGGTAATAAGATCATTTCTTGCGGGAATGGGGGATCCATGAGTGATGCTATGCATTTTGCGGAAGAATTAACTGGTCGTTTTAGAGAGAATCGTAAATCATTACCAGCTATTGCGATATCTGATCAGGGCTATTTAAGTTGTGTCGCAAATGATTATGGTTACGATTATGTTTTTTCAAGATTTGTTGAGGGAATGGGGACCAAAGGTGATGTGCTTTTAGCCATTAGTACGAGTGGGAATTCTTCAAACGTAATTAATGCTGCTAAAGTCGCTAAAGAAAATGGAATTTCTGTGGTTGGATTAACAGGCAAAAAAGGTGGTGAATTGGCTGAGCTTTGTGATGTCGAGATCAGAGTTGACCATCATGGATATGCGGATAGGATTCAGGAAATACATATCAAGGTAATCCATTCACTAATAGGATTAATAGAGGAATCGCTTTAATTTGACTTTAGATAAAACAGGCAACCCGCATCATATTTAGGCGTTTGATTAAATTGTTAAATGTGATGAAATTTTAACCGTGTTTTCAAATTAATTTTTGAAACTCATTGATTAGGCGTACTTTCGTCTGTCTATTAACAAAAATATAAATATTTATCCTTGGAACTGGGTTTGGCATTTATATTGTTGCTGTAACTCGAAAACGACACATTATGAGGAAACTATACTTTCTATTTTTATCCGTAATCTTAATTTTTGGCATTCAAACAGGGTATTCACAATGCTCTATTCTGACCAATGCAATCCAACAAACCCCGACCCTGTCCGGGGGGAGTAGCTATACCAAATTTTCGGTTGCGCATAATCCGGTGAATAACGTTTATTATACCCTAAACGGTAATTACGTTCAAACACATAGTACATCAACAGGTGCGATGTTAACTTCTATGTATTCTTCCAACCTAAGATCAATTTGGTGGAACTCGAATACAAATGCATTAGAAGGGAATGGATATGGTTCGACTGGGATTGTTCAATTCACATTGAACGCATCTGGTTACCCTACTTCAAGATCAACATTGTTTTCCGGATCGAATCACCAACCGAATTCGAATTCTCAAGGAGCTTACGATAACGGGAATAATGAGATTTTCTATTTCTATAATGGCTATATCTATCGATATTCAAGAGTTACCGGGTTTTTACTTGGAACAACAGCAGTGAGTGGATTGCCGGTTACAGTAAGTAGTTTAACCAACTATAATGTCGTTTACACAGGGTGTTCAGGTAAAGAAGTTGGAGTGTATGATCGTGTAAATAGAAGACTATATTTTGTAAATAAATCAACAGGAGCTTATGTAGGTTATAGTCAACTTCCTGTAGGAACATCAACGCCATACTCATACTCTATATCTTTTGATGATGATAAGTTATGGATTTCAAATGGATATTCATGGACGGCTTATAAGGTATCTAACTATGGTCTTCAAACGTCTACCATATTAGGCCCATTTTGTGATAACTCAGCGGTGAGTGTAAACTTCACTGTGAACAGTTTAACTTTTAACTCTGGTAATGTATTTACTGCGCAGTTATCAGATGCCAACGGAAACTTTTCGAGTCCAACATCTATTGGTACCGTTACTTCAACAACAGCAACTACAATTTCAGCAACGATTCCAGCAAATACTCCAGCAGGAGGAAGTTATAGAATCAGAGTTGTGTCGTCTAACCCTGTTCAGGTAGGAGGTGATAACGGAACAAATATTACGATTAATGTACCGAATGTAAATCTGGGACCAAATGTGTCGATGTGTCCTGGAGATACAACAGTTTTAACCGCACCAGCTGGTGTTTTATCTTATAACTGGTCTAATGGGAGTATTAATCAGGTCATTAATGTTACATCAGCAGGAACTTATAGTGTGACGGTTTCAAACGGAGTATGTTCTAAAGCGGATACTATCGTAGTATCGACATTAACATCTCCATCTCCAACTTTACCGGATACGACTACTGTATGTGCAAATAGTACGATTTTAAACCCTGGGACATTTACATCTTATTTATGGAATACAGGAGCAACAAGTTCAACGCTTACTGCAAGTACTTCAGGATTATATAAAGTAACAGTTACTGGTTCAAATACATGTACAGCAGAAGATCAATCTTTTGTAAACTTATTGAAACCGGAAATTAATACTGGAGATACAGCGATTTGTGCAGGTGATACCGTAGATATGCAAACATTAACCGGATGTTATTTTGTATTGTCAAGTATGACCAATACCAATTACAATCAGGTGGGTGCAGGTAGTTATACTGGTGATGATAGAGGTGGTATTGCTGTGACACCATCCTATGTGTATTTAACAGGTGACAATG
This genomic interval from bacterium SCSIO 12643 contains the following:
- a CDS encoding thioredoxin family protein, yielding MAKKYFKIFALSLAVLFVGISNLSAQVVNPVKWEFKTKSLGSNEFELQIIGDIEPHWHVYSQTVGEPVIPTSFMFKPSKDYELVGKTEEPEGVTVDDPVFQMKLKYFEDEVIFRQKVKLLSAKATVLGDFEFMTCDDKTCIPPEIVEFEFNLEGDRKETSAEQPKEESKPITISVSGDHQPEQNQGVLTPATWESKVVDLGDGMYELQAIATIDEHWHVYSMDIDGPQASEFNILKPEGLKPVEGPTENGKLIEEMDPNFDMVLGYYENTVTFSQKVKVEGSQTILAEVYFMVCNQGKCIPPEAVELEYKIGEKNEVANIDGNGTEGAEKEEGRNLWTLLLLSFGGGLAALLTPCVFPMIPMTVSFFTKQSKTKAEGIKKGIVYGSSIIIIYVLLSVPFHIFDTVSPDIFNEFSTNPYLNFFFFLVFIVFSISFLGAFEITMPSSWVNKADSASDKGGLIGVFFMALTLILVSFSCTGPAIGLLLGSVLSTDGGATALSVGMLGFGLGIGLPFGLFAAFPGWLNSLPKSGGWLNTVKVIFGFVELAFAFKFLSNADLVLQAHVITREVFLAIWIGVFGAMAMYLFGMFRLPHDSPLEKLSVGRGLFAIFTLVFTIYLLPGLWGAPLKLISGFPPPAFYSESPNGVGFSGKSAAVMSSDASSIPEGTDPDHCPHNLNCFHDYELGLAYAKEVGKPVMLDFTGWACVNCRRMEENVWSDPRVLERLRNDYVLISLYVDEKQKLPEEDQFISDVTGKKVKTVGNKWSEFQIRKFKSNTQPYYVVLDHEEKQLHEHAAYDPDIPKFIDWLERGKKIFEEGK
- the lpcA gene encoding D-sedoheptulose 7-phosphate isomerase, with amino-acid sequence MSQEFVRQIFQESQDVLTQFMTDETKLYAVAQAGKLMVEAIQRGNKIISCGNGGSMSDAMHFAEELTGRFRENRKSLPAIAISDQGYLSCVANDYGYDYVFSRFVEGMGTKGDVLLAISTSGNSSNVINAAKVAKENGISVVGLTGKKGGELAELCDVEIRVDHHGYADRIQEIHIKVIHSLIGLIEESL